The Canis lupus familiaris isolate Mischka breed German Shepherd chromosome 5, alternate assembly UU_Cfam_GSD_1.0, whole genome shotgun sequence region TTCAACATCAACAACAGCATCCCGCCGACGtttgagggggaggaggagccggccCAGGGGCAGAAGGCGGATGAGCAGGAGGTGAGTAGGCACTGGCCCAGGCCTTAGAGAAGCTGCAGTGTCCTCATGCCTCTGCCATCAGAGGGTGTGGACAGCCAGGGACCACCGTCCTTGGCCCTACTTACCGAGCGCTGTTTCCGCCGGCTTTGGCACCAGAACCTTGGCCCCCGAGGCTTGGGCCTTACACCTGGGCCTGCGTTCGCAGTGGAGGGAACCGAGCCCGTCTTAGGCCTTTCTGTGACTGGGAGAGGTTTGGTTTCAGGAGTCTCACCTGAAGTGTTTCCACATGTCCCACGTGGGCAGGGGGCCACAGCGGGGGCTTCAGAGACTAACGTCCGAGTCCTTGGCAGGGTTGGGCTGCTGGCCATCCTGGCTGCACATGTGTCAGGAGGCCGTGTGCCCGGTGCTGAGTCCAGGTTGAGGCCGAGCTCGGAGAGGTCAGCTCAGTGTTGGAGGGAGGGCTGCTCTGATCCTTTAGCCTGTAGGATGGCCAGGTAGGAGGTGCACTGGCCTGGGTCCCAGGCTGTGACAGGAAGAGCCCGAAATGGCCAGTGGGAGACAGGTTGGAGGTCAGGGCCGGCTTTGCAGTGTGGACAGGAAAATGGGCCCCAGGGGAGAGGAAGTCCTTTAGCCTGGCTGGGTCCAGAGTTCACGTTTCCTCACTGTAAACCTAGCACGTTCTGTGAACAAGTAGGGGCCAGGAGAAGTGAAACCCTGGGGTGTGTGGTCTCCGCTGTCAGACCTAGTTCAGGACCTGGGAAGGGCTAGCTGGAAGTGAGCCCAGTCTCCCCGACGTGTGGGTATGTGCTGTTAACGCTGGGGAAGATTCTAGACTCCTGGTGGAGGAGCATTATCatctaagagtttatttatttttaaaggttttatttatttattcatgagagaacagagagaggcagagacacaggcagagggagaagcaggctccatgcagggtctccaggatcacgccctgggctgaagtcagtgctaaaccgctgagccacccgggctgccctcatctaaGAGTTTAGAAGTGGTAATGACCATCCTGGCGGTGGTGTTGTTGGGCCCCTGAACCGTGAGCCCGCTGGCGGGTCCTGATGCGTCCTTGCTTTTCCCCAGCCTGAACTGACATCCACTCCCAACTTCGTGGTGGAAGTCATCAAGGATGGTGGCAAGAGGGCTCTGGTACTGGACTGTCACTACCCGGAAGACGAGGTACGTGGGAAGGGCGGCGCCCCTGGGGACAAGGAGGCCAGTGGGGCTGACATCTGCATGTCAAGCTGTAGGACCTGTCTTGTCTTCGGCAATGCCTCACTCCCCGCAAATCCTCTCCTTAGGTGGggcaagaggaggaggatgagagTGACATCTTCTCCATCAGGGAGGTGAGCTTCCAGGCCGTGGGCGAGTCGGAGTGGAAGGACACGAATTACACGCTCAACACCGACTCCCTGGACTGGGTGAGTGgcggggaggagaaggagggcgGGCTCCTGCCTGGCAGGGACACCCCAGGACCAGGAGGACGTGCTTTCTGTCCCCAGGCCCTGTATGACCACCTGATGGACTTCCTGGCCGACCGGGGGGTGGATAACACCTTTGCGGATGAGCTGGTGGAGCTCAGCACAGCCCTGGAGCACCAAGAATACATCACTTTCCTTGAGGATCTCAAAGGTTTTGTCAAGAGCCAGTAGAGCAGCCTGACGCTGAGCGGGGACAGATGGCGGGCCCTGGCCAGGGAAGGAGCCCGCAGTGAAGCAGGACGTGTCCCTGGAGATGGCTTTCTTCCTGATATCATGCAGAATAATTcagatttaaattatttcctttgccCTCTTAACTACTCTTCATTTACTGCTTCTGTACGACTCTCCCACTCCTAGATTTTTGTATAACACAATAACGGACAATAAAACTGGTTTATCTTCTCCCAAGTGCTTGGACTTCCCTGTTCCTTCTGTTTCCACCTGACAACAGCACACTCAGAGCACAGAAAGACGTTTGAcacattttaatacaaaataagttACAAATGAGAGGCTGGTATTTACAAGGCAGTCACCCCAGCACTGCAGAGTCTGGCTCTAGTGGATTACCGCCCACGTGTCACAAGCCTGGATGGAAACAGAAGAGTTCAGGCTGCACACATCATCTCCAAGGTTCGAGTATGCAGTCCGCAGTGACCTGTATGTCGCGTTCAGGCATCATCACTGCCAACCTCCCTCCCGCAGCCCCAGACAGCGGCCTGGGCCCAGCAGCTGCGTGTGCGCCTCGGGCAAAGATGGGAGGGGCGGGATCCTGACAAGGGACTCCTTGGGCCCAGGGCGGGCAGCCAGGAGGATGCAAGCTTATGATGGCTGATGGCTCTCTTGGCCCCGCATGGACGTGAGGCTCCTTCAGCTGAGACCAGGATGTGGCCTGTGCCCCAGGGGCGTCCACACCACTCCTGCCCCTGCAGCAGACTCAGAACTCATGGCCCCTCCCAGCACGCCTAGGATGACAACCTTGGTCTTCCCAAGCTCCTGCCTCAGCTCTGCTGCTGCCCCCTCCCACAGCGGTCTCCCGGATCCCCTGGAGCCAGCGCTGCCAATCACAGTGCCTCCACAGGGCTTCCCTCTGCTAGGCCCAGGGGCCCAGACCCCAGAAACCCCATGGGCTTCCACTCCCTGCGGCAGCCAGCTTGTCCCTCAACCATGAGGCAGAGGCCATAGCTGCCTGTCCTGGGCTCTTCAACAGCCCGACCTCCACTCACATCTCCAACCTCCAATACACGACGGACCTGCTCATGTGCCAGGGCCAGGAGGACGAAGCTGTGAGCTTGCCCTTGAGGACAAAAGGCACGGCAGGTCACTTGGCGGTGTCACAGGGACGGCATCAGGCACGGCAGGGGCCCAAGCAGGCGTGAGGAGTCAGGCTTCAGCGTCTAGGGCACAACTGCACTCAAGCATTTGTGCAAACTGACCCCGAGCCATGTGGATGGAGCCGAAGGCTCAAGCGGCCCAGAATGGAGGTGGCGTAGACACCTGCCCACAGAGGGTCCACTGGGGGTACCGGGTGGTGGGAGCACAGGAGCACCAGCCTGTCACGTAACCTTCACCCACCACCTCCTTGCaccctgggggaaggcagggtCCTCCACTGAGGCACATGGTCCAGCAGCAGATGGCAGAGGGCACCACCCCTGCCCCACGGGagtgggctgtgtccccagcagtGGGGCCCACATCCTGAGCCACCTCAGGCCGCCACCTGGGAGCCCGCGGCACTCGGGTGACCCTGCTGCCTCCCGCCCCACCACCCACCCTTGGGGAGCTGTGGGCCCGGCGTCCTCAGTGACCTGATGCTGTCCTGCATCCTCCTGCCAAACTGGCTCCAGGACGGCCCATCTGGGTCTCGGGGGTGTGACACCCGAGTcggagcacagccctgcccccaggggtcCCCATGTCCTGCCCTCCAGGTGACGGCCACCTCTGAGCTCAAGCACATTACCTCCACATCCCTAAGCAAAACTCCTTAGAGaataaactgcatttttaaatctctgcctGTTTCTGAGCATGATTTCCGCCAACGTGGGAATGAAGCCACGACTGAGTGGCCCCTACACTGGATCCCAGGGGGACTCACCACGCAGCTCATGAGGAGACTGGAATTTTCTTCTGTCCCATCTGTGACCAAAAACTCAGGCGTGTGGGGACAGTGTGTGCTGTGCTCATTCACGCTGCGCTCCAAGCAGCCACGAAGCGTCTGCTCAGTCAGTTCTGGAGACTGCAAGAGAAGCATGAGACGGCCACCTGATCCCAGTCGCCTCCCAGGTACAGCCTGAGAACCCCGATTCCCCACACCCCTGTGGGGGACCAGGAGGGCACGGGGCCACCGGGCTTGCTGACGCCCTGGCACCTCTGCCTCTGGGAGCTGGCAACCTGGGCCATTCCATATATGTTCTGGGCCCCAatcaaggaagagggaaaaaaaacagtgtttttgtttttttgtttttttttaaacaataggaAATGGAATGTTTAGGAAACACTCAAAAAGAGaaactgtataaaaaaaaaagctgttgagTTACATGAAAGATAGAGAGGGCAAAATCCTGGATGTGCACTTAGCTTCCGGGCACACTTTCCAGAAACAGCCCTGGGAACACAGGCCAGGCCTTCTCAGAGGAGCTGGTGGGAAGGACTCCGTGCTCCTGGGGCCTGGCAGACATCGGCACGTCTGAGCCCTGCTGTGAGCGGTTCCTTTTCCCCACTTTCCACCTGAAGCCAGCCAGCAAACCTCCAGCCCCATCATGGCGGTGAAGAGGCACCTTCCGTATTTCACGGCCCCTGAAGCCTACTCTCTGAACACGGTTGTGTCCTCAGGTGCACAGAACGCTTGCAAAAGGCCCGGTACCATGTTCCTGGGGCTCACGGGCCCCGGCACACCCATCAGTGGGGGGCCAAGGGCCAGGCCAGCGGGGATGTGGGCACCACAGCCGGTTCCAGCTCCCCGGGGGCCTGACTGTGCTGCCAGGAGGAGCACCATTGGCTCCAGCAGGGTGGCAAGGGTTCAGGAAAGCAGATTCGTGCGGAAGGAGGGGAACACTCACCTGGGAAGAGAGGTAGAGGCCACACGGACACATGGCCACGCCACCTGATACCCTCAGATTGTACCTGGAAGCAGAGTGGGGATCACAGAGCACTGGGGCCAGCATACCAGACCCCAAACCTTTCCAAATGACCCATTTTCCGGGGGAGGTGCCACTCAccttggagtgtgtgtgtgtgtgtggggggtcccAGAATGCCCAAGGGTTTAAGAACTCACTTTGTACACACGGGACACACGAGAGCGTTTGCCTCCCACTCGGCCAGCATGACACGCAGACACTCTTCATCGAACTGCAGGCTCTGCTCGTACTCAGTGAGGATGGACCGTTCTGTGGGGAAAGTGCAGCTGTGGCACTCATGGCACTCTCCCCGGCCACCCGCCTCCCCGCCAAGCCTCACCTACACCCGACAACGCTTCGGATCATGCCACCCACCGCACACTATTTACCATGcagccagcctccctccccctgcctgtcctgCGTGTGAGCACAAGCTGCAGGTGCAGCGCTGGGGGACAAGGTAACAAGGCCCAGGAGCATCCCCAGAGGCTGCAGGAGCAGAGCCGTAGGTAAGAGAGCAGATGCTGGCTGGGCACTAACTTCCAGCCTCCAACGTCCACATTCTCAGTCTGCACTGTTCACAATCTGTGTTCGTCCACACGGCAAACACACCACAACGCCAAGTATGCAGCAGGAAGGAGCCCAATGAGCTCACAGTCCATACATCCCAACAGAGTGAGCCAGGCACAGGCTGCAGCCCACACTAGTCCTCCTTCGGTCTTTCAAATAAAGTCCTATTGGGACCCAGCTATGCTTATCAGGTCCATGGCTGTTTTCACAGCATCCAAGGACTGAATCATTGCTGCAGGGACCGCGTGGACCACAAGGCCTCAGATATTTACTCTCTGGAGCATCACAGAAAGTCTGCCGGTCCCTGCTCTAGAGTGTTCCTAATGACCGCCGAGTACGTACATCATCACCACTGCACACTTGTTAGCTAAAGGCTCCGCAGAAGAACCTAGAGTCCTAAATTCCGCTGCAAGATTGGAATTACAGGGAACAGGTAGGGgagatcaaaaaacaaacaaacaaaaaaacccacaaaaccatGTTGGAGAGAAGGCACTTGAATGACGTGACATGAGCGCTCCGGTCACGACTGCGTCTTGTAAGGCGACAGGACAAGTATTCATCTATCGGTAGAGACTAACGGGAGGACCGAACACACACAGGACCTGGCCTCGCCACACCCAGCCCCCACCACTAGCTGCACAGTGGAACGAGGAGTCTGGGCACCAGGCCAGAAGCCAGCCAGCCACGGTGTCAGAGTAAAAGCAGACTTCTGACAGCAGCCTGATGTCACAAGTGGAGGCAGGGCTGTGGAGAACTAATTCTGCTCTGAAAGCGGTCAGCACTCAGGTAGctagacacaggtagaaggactCTCCCAGAGGTCACCTTGGTCAGCCAGCTCCTGCTGGATCTCCTCGAGCACAGCCAGGTCCATCAGCTCCTCCAGCTGCAAGAGAAAGCGGGCTGATCCGAGGTTTCCAGTCATGACCAGGCAGCAAGCCCCATGATGACTCATGCCTGGGAGGCTGGCTTGAGGAATTGGGATTCAATCCAGACAATCAGTCCACCCTTCAGTAGGATATGCTGACCATGTGGTAACGGGATCCTGCTGAGAAGCCATCAACAAACCACCAAGGAACAAAAGGCCCAAATTCGGGGGAGCTATGGCTCTGCTGGGCAGTGTTCCTGGCCCCCAGGAACCTCACTTTGGCCTCTGCAAAGTGGGAGGAAAGCTGGATGGGCTCCTGTGAGCACTGTGATCATGTGACTCAGACGTGTGGCACATCCGAGGACACCTGGGGACACCTGATAACACATACTCATGAGACACTCCGATGTTTTCAGGGCAGTTTGCTGATGTTTTCTTAGACTGTCCTCACAACGCTGACAACGTTCTCTTCACTGCCTTACAGACATGAAAGCAAAGCTCAGAGGCTCAGGACAGTTAAAGAGTCCAGAGCGAAACCAGGGTCAGAATTCCACAACTACGGACTTCCAAGCTGGTGCTTTTCCTGGCGCATGGTAAACGGTTTCCTATCCACACCCAGCCCCCGACGCTGGCTGAGGTTAGAATCAGAAAGCTGCTGGGCTCCCTCAAGAGACTGTTAGCCCATGCCTGTGGAATCAAAACTTTCAGAGTGGGGAGCCTAGGAGTGGGCAAAAcgtctttatttttggtttcatgAGACATGGTGATGCAGCAGGTTGGTAGTCTGGTGTGGACGAACCCTGAATCTAGAAGagtgtaactttattttttttaatttttaaaaatttatttattcatgagtgacagagagagagaggcagagacacaggcagagggagaagcaggccccatgcagggagcttgacgtgggactcgatcctgggtctccaggatcacaccctgggctgaaggcaggcgctaaactgctgagccacccgggctgcccctagaagAGTGTAACTTTAAAGGTTGAAGAGCCTGCATCAAAGGTGGTTGGAATCCTGACTGGACGCTGGAGGGTGGGTGGGTTCGGAGGACTTGAGGAGAGAGGTACAGAGAGGACCCTGGGCACTGCTGGTGCTGTAGCACCCTCCCTGAAACACGGATCCCAGCCTGACCTGACTCAAGGCTTCTGGGCAGCGCTCCATGGACTGCAGAGCATGCCACTCTTCTTCCATCACTTCTTGCACCAGAAGGGTGCTCTGAGCTCTCCTCGGCACACTGCCTCCAGCCTGGCGGTATCTGTTCAGCAGCCTGTCCCGACTGTTTCTCATTCtctccaggcatccctgggaagGAGAAAGACGGAAGTGAGTtggctaaaaaataataataataataataaaaattcttagagtgcctgggtggctctgtcggtgaagcatctgccttcggctcaggtcatgatctggtaCTGGGAcgctgggggggcagggggcagaaagAGACAGCATTTCCTCTGTGGAAGCCCAGCGTCGTCCCCCCAGCACCGCCCCCCGTACACTCCCCCCAACGCCCCGCCCTGCGCCCCTCCCTCAACCCCGCCCCCCAGGAGGTGGCGCGGGGGGCGCGCAGGTGCACTCGCGGCGTGTGGGGCCCCGCACGCAGAGCCCAGAGGTTCCGGGGCGCCCGGCCCGGTGCAGGTCCAGCCTAGCTCATCCCGGTCCCCGCCCGGTCCCGCTCCCGGTCCACTGGGCCCGGCGCTCCGGCACCTGCCTCTCCGGCCCGCGGCACGGCGGTTGCCCGGGCGGATCAGGGCAGTGACGGCAGCCCAGCCAAGGCTCCCCGGAGCCCACGCCCACCTGCCGGAAGGCGTCCTTCCACCGCGGCGAGCCCACCGCCTTGTACAGCGAGCGGCGCCCGGAGCCCGGCGCCTCGGCCATCTCTCTGCAAGCGTCGCCGCCAGGAAGCCGCGCCCCCCGAGGGCGCGCAGGACCCTGGGAATTGTAGTTTGCGGGCTCTCCTCGCGCGCGCCCGCGGGGCGTTCTGGGAACGGCCGTCCCATCTGCCAGCCCCGCACGGAGACGGACTGGGGCGACCCCGAGGATGCGTGGCCGCGGTGGCATTTGTGAGGTCAACCCAACCTGGACTAAGGGAGGTGCGTCTAGGCTTAGACTAGTGTCCGAGCGGCAATCAGAGACGCAGGTCTCCGGCTGCGCTCCGAGGGCTGGCCTTCCCGCAGCGCCGCCCCCGCCTGATTGGCGGCCCTCCCCTCCGCGGGCCGCGTGCGTCCGGGCGTTCCGCTCGCTGATTGGCCGGAGCGCGGCCCGCCGGCCGCCGATTGGCTGTGCCCCGCGGCGCGCGTTGTCACTGGGGGGACGCGCGCAGTGGGGCCAAGATGGCAGCCGCCGAAGGGCCCACGGGTGATGGGGAGCCGTGGCAGTCCTGGCTTCCCAACCACGTCGTGTTCCTGCGGCTCCGCGAGGGGCTGAAGACCCACGGCCCGGCCGAGGCTGAGAAGCCGGCGTCTTCGCCGTCGCCCTCGTCGCCGCCGCCGCTGACGAGGAACCTTGTCTTGGGCCTGGGCGGCGATCTCTTCCTGTGGGACGGCGACGGCAGCGCTTTCCTGGTGGTCCGCCTGCGAGGCCTGGGCGGCGCGGGCGACGAGCCCTCCTTGTCCCAGTACCAGGTAGGGCCTCACCGGGGGCCGGCAGCGGAGGGCGCGGGTGTGCCCAGCACGGGTGCCCCGCAGGTGTGCGACGCCGGTGTCAGCGCTCGTCCTCTGGGGCGGCCGGTTCGGGCGGAAGTTGCCTCTTGTCCTCTTGCTTCCGTCCTCCTCATGGCCACTTTGGCAGCCTCTCCCGGGTTTCGTTCCTTCGTCAGAGGTTTGCCGCCTCCCGCACGCTCTCGGGGTGCTGCGGTTCTTggggggcccgggggaggggagggaccgTGGGAAAGCCAGCAGTGCGGGTACTTGGAAGGAAAACAGGTGAGCGGAGACAGACCGTAGGAGGTGGGTTCTGAGAAACCCGCGGATCGCAGGGACAGTCCTGACTCTCCTGGGGTTGGTGTGAGCAGCAGTCAGGTGGGAGATCTGAAAGCGACCAGTCTCCAGTTTTGTGCCTGACGTGGACCAGGAATCCCTggtaattctttcttttcctttctggaaaatgAGCCCATTCCCAAAATTGGGAGacaatctttgtttttctttttaaagaatttatttatttacttacttacttatttacttatttacttatttatttatttatttatgagagagagagagagagagagagagagagatggagaagcaggctccctgcggggagctagatgtggggctcaatcccaggacctcgggtcACGTCCTGAAcccgaggcagatgctcaaccactgagccacccgggtgcccccaggtttgtttttgttttttaaagattttatttatttacttatttatttattcattcattcattcattcatgagagacagggggagagagagaaagagagagagagacagagaaataggccccatgcagggagcccaatgtgggactcgatcccgggactctgggatcatgctctgagctgaaggcagtgttttgtgtgtgtctgtgtgtgtgtgtaggttttatttatcaggtgcccccagttttgcttgtttttgattAGCTGCTAGCATCTGAAAGCGGTGTAGACAGAAAGCATTCCAGACTTGCTGCAGCGGAACGTTGTTCTAAGGAAATGTGTACTTGTAAGGAAATGTGTACTTGTAATAAATGGATTCTGGCCTTTTAAAGGACTAAAAGATAAAaaggtgcccccaccccccatcctaaTGCAGGGCGTCTGTTGTGAGCCACTTGCCGAATCTTGTAAATGAGAAATGATCGGCTTTTGCTAGCTGTGTTTCTGCAGTTTTGAAAACAGGTCACAAGTCAACAATCTACTTTCTGTCAAATTGTGGCTTAGGAGAGTAATTCTCATGTTCAGCACACCCTGTTAGCAGCATTTGGAGCAGGCAAGACTAAATTGATTCATACTTGTCTTCTTTTCTACCCTGTAACCAtggcggggggcaggggctgtctttctttgttatttttgtattCCCCCTCCTTCACTGGGTGCTCTCAGGAAATCCTAAAGGACTGTCAGGTGGGAAAGTGCTTAGCAGgagttgcaattttaaataataacaaaagaatagTGACTTTAGAAACAAAACCACCTAAGCCCTGTAATTACCACACTTGATCTCAGCTGTTTGGGTTGTAAATAAAGCAGGAGAGGATGGGGATTGAgaagccaggggaaaaaaagaacctctTATGGGAGAACAACCTTTTGGTTGGAATGGGTGAAGGGAcagtcacctgagtggctcaacagttgagcatctgtctttggctcaggttgtgatcccgcggtcctgggatcgagtcccagattgggctccctgcatggagcctgcttctccctctgcctgtgtctctgcctctctctctctgtctctcatgaataaataaactcttaaaaaaacaaaaaaaaggaacaggtgaAGGGTAGGCTTACAGAGCTCGGTGACAAGCAGCAGAGATCTCAGGGTGTTCAGAATGGTCTTATCTAAAAAGATCCTGGCTGAGGGTGAGGATGAGATACGTTGGCTGTCTTGTGGTGTGTTGGGGAAAGTGGAAAAGACAGAAGATGGTGATGTGGTGGTCAGGAGAGAAGCAGGACAAGCCTGTGAGAAGTACGTTGTTCCGAGGGCTGGTAACGCTGAGAAAGCGGCTTATCAGAACCCCTGAAAACGCCACCACTCCATGGAGCAGCTACGTGGGTACAGCAGCGTTTCACTGGCCGCAGAAGCTCTTGAGGCTGTTCCCTGTCCTGCTgggctgtttcttttttcctttttttttttttccaagattttatttatttactcatgagagacacaggcagagacacaggcagagggagaagcaggttccatgcagggagcccgatgcggaactcaatcctgggactccaggatcacactctgggccgaaggcaggtgccaaactgctgagccacccagggatccccaactgaGCTGTTTCTAATGTAGCATCTCAGCTGCCATTTATGAACACTTCTGAGTTCTTCACTACTCGCTTCACTAAAACTTATTGAGAGTCAGCAGGATGCTACATACTATGCTGAGGGTGAGAGAGGAAGACGCATCACAGTTGTGCAGGATGGTCAACTGAAGGGATGACCAGAATGCAAGGTGGTAAGAACCATGATAGAATGATCCAGAGTGTACAGAAGATGCACGCACACCTGGCTGGAAGATCTGGGTGATTGCTTAGGCCGTCTCCCGGACCATGACAGCCAGCcacaaaaggagaaggaagagctgTCGAGAGACACAGGCTCACAGAGTGTGATGGCTTTGTGGAGACACAGCTGGCCTGGTGGTGTGTGGAGGCTGTCGGGGGCGGACTGGAGTTCAGTCATGGAAAGGGAAATTATGcgtactatttatttttaaggtaggGAAAtctaaaaagggggggggatctGATGTGTTTTCTGTTACATTTCAGTCAGTGGTTAAAAATGCCCCATCGGTGAATAGCCACAGCGTTAGCACATAATTACCCAAAAGGCTTCATTGCTTTGCAGTTACGGGCACAGATGGGCAAGTAAA contains the following coding sequences:
- the RPAIN gene encoding RPA-interacting protein isoform X1 gives rise to the protein MPPRPRILGVAPVRLRAGLADGTAVPRTPRGRARGEPANYNSQGPARPRGARLPGGDACREMAEAPGSGRRSLYKAVGSPRWKDAFRQGCLERMRNSRDRLLNRYRQAGGSVPRRAQSTLLVQEVMEEEWHALQSMERCPEALSQLEELMDLAVLEEIQQELADQERSILTEYEQSLQFDEECLRVMLAEWEANALVCPVCTKYNLRVSGGVAMCPCGLYLSSQSPELTEQTLRGCLERSVNEHSTHCPHTPEFLVTDGTEENSSLLMSCVTLKPDSSRLLGPLPCLMPSL
- the RPAIN gene encoding RPA-interacting protein isoform X2 — its product is MPPRPRILGVAPVRLRAGLADGTAVPRTPRGRARGEPANYNSQGPARPRGARLPGGDACREMAEAPGSGRRSLYKAVGSPRWKDAFRQGCLERMRNSRDRLLNRYRQAGGSVPRRAQSTLLVQEVMEEEWHALQSMERCPEALSQLEELMDLAVLEEIQQELADQERSILTEYEQSLQFDEECLRVMLAEWEANALVCPVCTKYNLRVSGGVAMCPCGLYLSSQSPELTEQTLRGCLERSVNEHSTHCPHTPEFLVTDGTEENSSLLMSCVVSPPGIQCRGHSVVASFPRWRKSCSETGRDLKMQFIL
- the RPAIN gene encoding RPA-interacting protein isoform X3; translated protein: MPPRPRILGVAPVRLRAGLADGTAVPRTPRGRARGEPANYNSQGPARPRGARLPGGDACREMAEAPGSGRRSLYKAVGSPRWKDAFRQGCLERMRNSRDRLLNRYRQAGGSVPRRAQSTLLVQEVMEEEWHALQSMERCPEALSQLEELMDLAVLEEIQQELADQERSILTEYEQSLQFDEECLRVMLAEWEANALVCPVCTKYNLRVSGGVAMCPCGLYLSSQSPELTEQTLRGCLERSVNEHSTHCPHTPEFLVTDGTEENSSLLMSCVGARRWWVKVT
- the C1QBP gene encoding complement component 1 Q subcomponent-binding protein, mitochondrial, which encodes MLPLLRRVPRALGSAVAGLRAAPALPPPTLLRPAPRPCVRPFGLLPVRAGLLRSRGPCGCGCGCGGLHTQGDKAFVEFLNDEIKEEKKIQKHKSLPKMSGGWELDMNGTEAKLVRKVAGEKITVTFNINNSIPPTFEGEEEPAQGQKADEQEPELTSTPNFVVEVIKDGGKRALVLDCHYPEDEVGQEEEDESDIFSIREVSFQAVGESEWKDTNYTLNTDSLDWALYDHLMDFLADRGVDNTFADELVELSTALEHQEYITFLEDLKGFVKSQ
- the RPAIN gene encoding RPA-interacting protein isoform X4, which translates into the protein MPPRPRILGVAPVRLRAGLADGTAVPRTPRGRARGEPANYNSQGPARPRGARLPGGDACREMAEAPGSGRRSLYKAVGSPRWKDAFRQGCLERMRNSRDRLLNRYRQAGGSVPRRAQSTLLVQEVMEEEWHALQSMERCPEALSQLEELMDLAVLEEIQQELADQERSILTEYEQSLQFDEECLRVMLAEWEANALVCPVCTKYNLRVSGGVAMCPCGLYLSSQSPELTEQTLRGCLERSVNEHSTHCPHTPEFLVTDGTEENSSLLMSCVACDTWAVIH